A stretch of the Solanum dulcamara chromosome 6, daSolDulc1.2, whole genome shotgun sequence genome encodes the following:
- the LOC129892448 gene encoding uncharacterized protein LOC129892448: protein MGSEMEIVEQRLNTFVSQLQTDFAILDRLVYKNKNQHRRCSYFQYLLKVRRDLKLLQAANLEEVLSSSFHVLFGKRPKQKVQLLESLKRRRSHGGKYNFLERLLGVAHLLSQMVEPLLRAAEEISTLLARSFFMGFSLTVLSLLARIRVLVQQMLLDVVCVFNNVSTLSQREQAIKLSQDGFEVFREYFPPKQQVVFLECIWESDKYVLVERQNQKDVGSQEKEAGEDVFVEASKIQYESIELFLGDDEPRKAASKDSAEDGQDVTNKDKANFVEDPIQVSNDEFRAQIDSTIAGPSGNNFDAPEAEALPSSSPDKNPAKAKHGSRNNVAFVSVKRPKVSTNNELGFGIHRTEKGNNPGVDKEDPFFSLLISGNMKSSLF from the exons ATGGGCTCAGAGATGGAAATAGTTGAGCAGAGGCTAAACACTTTTGTTAGTCAGCTGCAGACAGATTTTGCCATTCTCGATCGGCTGGTTTACAAAAACAAGAACCAACATAGAAGATGCTCATATTTTCAGTACCTCTTAAAG GTGAGAAGAGATTTGAAGCTCCTCCAAGCAGCTAACTTGGAGGAGGTTTTGAGTTCCTCCTTTCATGTTCTTTTCGGAAAAAGACCCAAGCAAAAAGTGCAGCTCTTGGAAAG CCTAAAGAGGAGAAGATCTCATGGTGGCAAATATAACTTTCTGGAGCGGCTTTTAGGGGTAGCACACCTGTTGTCACAG ATGGTTGAGCCACTGTTAAGGGCCGCTGA GGAGATATCCACACTTCTTGCACGATCATTTTTTATGGGATTTTCGCTGACAGTGTTGTCCTTGCTCGCCCGAATAAGAGTTCTAGTTCAGCAA ATGCTTCTAGATGTTGTTTGTGTATTCAACAATGTCTCCACTTTATCTCAGAGGGAACAAGCCATAAAATTGTCTCAAGATGGATTTGAG GTTTTTAGAGAATACTTTCCGCCAAAGCAGCAGGTGGTCTTCCTCGAATGTATTTGGGAATCTGATAAGTATGTGTTAGTTGAGAGACAAAATCAGAAAGACGTCGGAAGCCAGGAAAAGGAGGCTGGAGAAGATGTTTTTGTAGAAGCATCTAAGATTCAGTATGAAAGCATTGAGCTTTTCCTAGGAG ATGACGAACCTAGAAAGGCAGCCTCTAAAGATTCGGCTGAGGATGGTCAAGATGTAACGAACAAAGATAAAGCAAATTTCGTGGAGGATCCTATCCAAGTGAGCAATGATGAATTTCGAGCTCAGATTGATTCAACTATTGCAGGACCTTCTGGCAATAACTTTGATGCTCCTGAAGCCGAAGCACTTCCAAGTTCATCACCAGACAAGAATCCTGCAAAAGCCAAACATGGATCAAGAAATAATGTTGCATTTGTTTCAGTGAAAAGACCCAAAGTATCAACAAACAATGAGTTGGGGTTTGGCATTCATAGAACAGAGAAGGGTAATAATCCTGGTGTAGATAAAGAAGATCCATTTTTCAGTTTACTTATTAGTGGAAATATGAAGAGCAGTCTATTCTGA
- the LOC129893140 gene encoding probable protein phosphatase 2C 55 has protein sequence MAVCGSRTHIGHFVGNMTVRRLQCSLSVKSCAVSYNKRGFQNVSKANISLGNKGMLYQYFTTNFAKRRSDPNPHKGFGLEGFCNLSQECFSSGTASASNVSSDNPKGTEQVVDVVDSSEAKIPLKLNSGSSYLPHPAKAKTGGEDAHFICTLTPAIGVADGVGGWADLGIDAGLYARELMSHSLAAIQDEPKGSIDLIRALEKAYMRTKAKGSCTACIVALIDGGLYAINLGDSGFMLVRNGCAAFKSPSQQHGFNFPYQLDCNNAGDSPSSAMVFKITVVPGDVLIVGTDGLFDNLYDEDISGVVFQSVEGGLGPQITGQRIAELAQQRAMDHTKSSPFSDGARKAGFDYHGGKLDDITVVVSYITE, from the coding sequence ATGGCTGTTTGTGGTTCAAGGACTCATATTGGCCATTTTGTTGGCAATATGACTGTTAGGCGCCTGCAGTGTAGTTTGTCAGTAAAGAGTTGTGCTGTTTCTTACAACAAAAGAGGCTTTCAAAATGTTAGTAAAGCTAACATCAGTTTGGGAAACAAAGGCATGCTTTACCAATATTTCACAACTAATTTTGCAAAGAGGAGGAGCGACCCCAATCCACACAAAGGATTTGGATTGGAAGGTTTTTGCAATTTATCCCAAGAATGTTTCTCTTCTGGAACTGCCTCTGCTTCTAATGTGTCTTCTGATAATCCTAAGGGCACGGAACAAGTTGTAGATGTTGTTGATTCTTCTGAAGCAAAGATCCCCTTGAAGCTAAACTCGGGATCTTCTTACCTACCTCATCCTGCTAAAGCAAAAACTGGCGGAGAGGATGCTCATTTTATTTGTACCCTTACACCAGCAATCGGTGTAGCTGATGGTGTTGGTGGATGGGCTGATCTTGGTATTGATGCTGGACTATATGCCCGTGAATTGATGTCTCACTCCTTAGCTGCAATTCAAGATGAACCTAAAGGTTCCATAGACCTAATCAGGGCACTGGAGAAAGCTTACATGAGAACAAAAGCAAAAGGCTCTTGTACGGCGTGTATTGTTGCACTCATTGATGGGGGTCTTTATGCAATTAATTTAGGAGATAGCGGATTTATGTTGGTTAGAAATGGATGTGCTGCATTTAAATCCCCTTCACAACAGCATGGGTTTAATTTCCCATATCAACTAGATTGCAATAACGCCGGTGATTCACCTAGCTCTGCCATGGTCTTCAAAATTACTGTTGTACCTGGAGATGTCCTAATTGTTGGTACAGATGGGCTTTTTGATAATTTGTATGATGAAGATATCAGTGGAGTTGTATTTCAGTCCGTGGAAGGTGGCTTAGGGCCTCAGATAACTGGTCAGAGGATAGCAGAGCTGGCACAACAAAGAGCAATGGATCATACCAAGTCATCACCTTTCTCTGATGGAGCTCGCAAGGCTGGATTTGATTACCATGGTGGGAAGCTGGACGACATTACTGTAGTTGTTTCTTACATAACAGAGTAA